From one Planococcus citri chromosome 3, ihPlaCitr1.1, whole genome shotgun sequence genomic stretch:
- the LOC135841315 gene encoding pyruvate carboxylase, mitochondrial-like isoform X1, translating into MITRGVTSHIRSQVKKQFIYLSLARQQSNTANVNYKQVQVDYKPIRSVLVANRGEIAIRVFRACTELGIKSVAIYSEQDKMHMHRQKADESYLVGKGLPPVEAYLNIPEIIRVAKENDVDAIHPGYGFLSERSDFAQAVVDAGIRFIGPSPYVVQQMGDKVAARQAAIDSGVPIVAGTPGPVTTTDEAMEFCLKHGLPVIFKAAYGGGGRGMRVVRKMEEVKENFERASSEAKAAFGNGAMFIEKFVERPRHIEVQLLGDKAGNVVHLYERDCSVQRRHQKVVEIAPAPHLDIKVRNQMTDYAVKLAKHVGYSNAGTVEFLCDEKGNFYFIEVNARLQVEHTVTEEITGIDLVQSQIRVAEGVTLPELGITQEKIQPQGYAIQCRVTTEDPAKSFQPDTGRIEVFRSGEGMGIRLDGASAFAGAIISPYYDSLLVKVIAHAADLPASCSKMSRALREFRVRGVKTNIPFLLNVLENQKFINGAVDTYFIDENPQLFSLQPSKNRAQKLLNYLGQVLVNGPSTPLATGLKPAEVSPAVPEISIDYSRKKAAEEAGEEVSGPEPPKGFRDILKKDGPAAFAKAVRDHKGLLLMDTTFRDAHQSLLATRVRSHDLLKISPFVSYKFNDLYALENWGGATFDVALRFLHECPWERLEEMRKLIPNIPFQMLLRGANGVGYTNYPDNVVFKFCELAVQCGMDIFRVFDSLNYLPNLIVGIEAAGKAGGVVEAAISYTGDVSDPTKTKYDLKYYQNLTDELVKAGTHVLSIKDMAGLLKPRAAKLLVSALREKHPDLPIHIHTHDTSGNGVASMLACAEAGADVVDVAVDAMSGLTSQPSMGAIVASLQGSELDTNMDLKNVSAYSAYWEQTRTLYAPFECTTTMKSGNADVYLNEIPGGQYTNLQFQAYSLGLGDFFEDVKKAYREANLLLGDIIKVTPSSKVVGDLAQFMVQNKLTADQVREKAEELSFPKSVVEFLQGSIGEPYQGFPEPFRSKVLKDMPRVEGRPGQSLPPFDFNKLKTDLSDRFSDVTDKDVMSAAMYPQVTEEYLTFREQFGPVDKLDTRIFLVGPKVGEEFEVTIEKGKTLGIKTLALAEDLTPNGEKEVFFELNGQLRSVFIQDKEASKEMHIHPKASKSDKNQVGAPMPGSVMEVRVKPGDKVEKGAPLVVLSAMKMEMVVQAPKAGIVKSVDVSVGMKLEGDDLLLSIE; encoded by the exons ATGATTACCAGAGGCGTTACCAGTCATATTCGATCTCAAGTTAAGAAACAATTCATCTATTTGTCACTAGCCAGGCAACAATCAAACACCGCAAATGTCAACTACAAGCAAGTCCAAGTGGACTATAAACCAATCAGAAGCGTATTGGTGGCCAACAGAG GTGAAATTGCCATTCGTGTATTTCGAGCATGTACAGAATTAGGAATCAAATCAGTAGCTATTTATTCGGAACAAGACAAGATGCACATGCATCGTCAAAAAGCTGATGAATCTTATCTAGTCGGTAAAGGTTTACCTCCAGTCGAAGCTTATCTAAATATTCCAGAAATCATTCGTGTTGCCAAA GAAAACGATGTTGACGCCATTCATCCCGGTTATGGATTCTTGTCAGAAAGATCAGATTTTGCTCAAGCAGTCGTCGATGCTGGTATCCGGTTCATTGGCCCTTCTCCCTATGTTGTGCAACAAATGGGTGACAAAGTAGCCGCCCGACAAGCAGCCATCGATTCTGGTGTGCCTATTGTAGCCGGTACCCCTGGACCAGTCACCACGACCGACGAAGCAATGGAGTTCTGTCTTAAACACGGTCTGCCCGTTATTTTTAAAGCTGCCTACGGAGGTGGTGGAAGAGGAATGAGAGTTGTACGGAAAATGGAG GAAgtgaaagaaaatttcgaacGAGCCAGTTCAGAAGCCAAAGCTGCCTTCGGAAATGGTGCCatgttcattgaaaaatttgtcgagAGACCAAGACACATTGAAGTCCAGTTGTTGGGTGACAAAGCTGGTAACGTTGTTCATCTTTATGAAAGAGATTGTTCTGTTCAGCGTAGACATCAAAAAGTCGTCGAAATTGCCCCAGCACCTCATCTAGACAttaag gTCAGAAATCAAATGACTGATTATGCTGTGAAATTGGCCAAACATGTTGGTTACTCCAACGCCGGAACTGTCGAATTCTTGTGTGATGAAAAAGGCAACTTTTATTTTATCGAAGTAAACGCTCGATTGCAAGTAGAGCACACTGTTACCGAAGAAATCACCGG TATCGATTTAGTACAATCTCAAATCCGAGTAGCCGAAGGAGTCACGTTACCCGAATTGGGCATCactcaggaaaaaattcaaccccaAGGATATGCCATCCAATGCCGTGTCACCACCGAAGATCCCGCTAAAAGCTTCCAACCTGATACTGGAAGAATCGAA gtattcaGAAGCGGAGAAGGTATGGGTATCCGTCTCGATGGAGCTTCAGCTTTCGCCGGTGCCATAATTTCCCCCTATTACGACTCGTTGTTAGTAAAAGTTATCGCCCACGCTGCCGATTTACCAGCCAGTTGTTCAAAAATGAGCAGAGCATTGCGAGAATTCCGTGTTCGTGGAGTCAAG ACCAACATTCCATTCTTGTTGAATGTATTGGAGAACCAGAAATTCATCAATGGTGCCGTAGACACGTATTTCATCGATGAAAATCCTCAACTGTTCTCCCTTCAACCGTCTAAAAACAGagctcaaaaattattgaattatttgGGACAAGTGCTGGTCAACGGACCTTCGACGCCATTGGCAACTGGCCTGAAACCTGCCGAAGTTAGTCCAGCCGTGCCGGAAATTTCAAtcg ATTACAGCCGAAAAAAAGCCGCCGAAGAAGCTGGAGAAGAGGTATCAG GACCCGAACCCCCGAAAGGATTCcgtgatattttgaaaaaagacggCCCTGCTGCGTTCGCCAAAGCTGTTCGTGATCATAAAGGACTATTGTTGATGGACACCACGTTTAGAGATGCTCATCAATCGTTACTGGCCACTCGAGTCCGATCCCACGACTTATTAAAAATCTCTCCTTTCGTGTCGTATAAATTCAACGATCTGTATGCGTTGGAGAACTGGGGAGGTGCAACTTTCGACGTAGCTTTGCGATTCTTGCACGAATGTCCTTGGGAAAGATTAGAAGAAATGAGGAAATTGATTCCTAATATTCCATTCCAAATGTTGTTGAGAGGTGCTAACGGAGTTGGTTATACTAATTATCCGGATAATGTTGTCTTCAA ATTTTGCGAATTGGCTGTACAATGCGGTATGGATATATTCCGTGTTTTCGACTCGCTGAACTATCTTCCAAATTTGATCGTTGGTATTGAAGCTGCTGGCAAAGCTGGCGGTGTTGTTGAAGCCGCTATCTCTTACACCGGTGATGTTTCCGACCCAACCAAAACTAAATATGACCTCAAATATTACCAAAACTTAACTGACGAACTGGTCAAAGCTGGAACCCACGTTTTGTCCATCAAA GATATGGCTGGTTTATTAAAACCTCGTGCTGCTAAATTATTGGTATCCGCCTTGAGAGAGAAACACCCAGACTTACCTATCCATATCCATACCCACGATACCAGCGGTAATGGTGTAGCCTCCATGTTAGCCTGTGCCGAAGCTGGTGCCGATGTCGTCGATGTTGCTGTCGATGCCATGAGTGGTTTGACGTCGCAGCCCAGTATGGGAGCTATAGTAGCTTCATTGCAGGGATCTGAACTTGACACGA ACATGGACTTAAAGAACGTATCCGCCTACAGCGCTTACTGGGAACAAACTAGAACTCTTTACGCTCCATTCGAATGTACAACCACAATGAAATCTGGTAACGCCGATGTGTACTTGAATGAAATTCCCGGAGGACAATACACCAACTTGCAATTCCAAGCTTACTCTTTGGGTCTTGGAGATTTCTTTGAAGATGTCAAGAAGGCGTACAGAGAAGCTAATTTATTATTAGGAGATATTATCAAG GTAACGCCGTCTTCTAAAGTCGTTGGTGACTTGGCCCAATTCATGGTACAAAACAAACTCACCGCTGATCAAGTGAGAGAAAAAGCCGAAGAATTGAGTTTTCCGAAATCCGTCGTTGAATTCTTACAAGGATCTATTGGAGAACCTTACCAAGGATTCCCTGAACCATTCCGATCCAAA GTACTGAAAGATATGCCAAGAGTAGAAGGAAGACCTGGCCAGAGCTTACCACCGtttgatttcaataaattgaaaactgatttATCCGATCGTTTCTCCGATGTAACCGATAAAGATGTAATGAGCGCAGCTATGTACCCACAAGTCACCGAAGAATATTTAACATTCCGCGAACAGTTCGGACCCGTTGATAAATTAGATACGAGAATTTTCTTAGTCGGGCCAAAAGTTGGAGAAGAATTTGAA GTAACCATTGAGAAAGGAAAAACGCTGGGAATCAAAACCCTCGCTTTAGCCGAAGACTTGACGCCAAACGGTGAAAAAGAAGTATTCTTTGAACTGAATGGACAATTACGTTCAGTTTTCATCCAAGACAAAGAAGCATCAAAG GAAATGCACATCCACCCCAAAGCTTCAAAAAGTGACAAGAATCAAGTAGGCGCTCCCATGCCTGGATCCGTAATGGAAGTCCGAGTGAAACCCGGAGATAAAGTAGAAAAAGGCGCTCCTCTAGTTGTATTATCGGCCATGAAAATGGAAATGGTTGTACAAGCTCCTAAAGCCGGCATTGTTAAATCCGTCGATGTATCAGTAGGCATGAAATTAGAAGGAGACGATTTATTACTATCGATCGAATAG
- the LOC135841315 gene encoding pyruvate carboxylase, mitochondrial-like isoform X2: MITRGVTSHIRSQVKKQFIYLSLARQQSNTANVNYKQVQVDYKPIRSVLVANRGEIAIRVFRACTELGIKSVAIYSEQDKMHMHRQKADESYLVGKGLPPVEAYLNIPEIIRVAKENDVDAIHPGYGFLSERSDFAQAVVDAGIRFIGPSPYVVQQMGDKVAARQAAIDSGVPIVAGTPGPVTTTDEAMEFCLKHGLPVIFKAAYGGGGRGMRVVRKMEEVKENFERASSEAKAAFGNGAMFIEKFVERPRHIEVQLLGDKAGNVVHLYERDCSVQRRHQKVVEIAPAPHLDIKVRNQMTDYAVKLAKHVGYSNAGTVEFLCDEKGNFYFIEVNARLQVEHTVTEEITGIDLVQSQIRVAEGVTLPELGITQEKIQPQGYAIQCRVTTEDPAKSFQPDTGRIEVFRSGEGMGIRLDGASAFAGAIISPYYDSLLVKVIAHAADLPASCSKMSRALREFRVRGVKTNIPFLLNVLENQKFINGAVDTYFIDENPQLFSLQPSKNRAQKLLNYLGQVLVNGPSTPLATGLKPAEVSPAVPEISIGPEPPKGFRDILKKDGPAAFAKAVRDHKGLLLMDTTFRDAHQSLLATRVRSHDLLKISPFVSYKFNDLYALENWGGATFDVALRFLHECPWERLEEMRKLIPNIPFQMLLRGANGVGYTNYPDNVVFKFCELAVQCGMDIFRVFDSLNYLPNLIVGIEAAGKAGGVVEAAISYTGDVSDPTKTKYDLKYYQNLTDELVKAGTHVLSIKDMAGLLKPRAAKLLVSALREKHPDLPIHIHTHDTSGNGVASMLACAEAGADVVDVAVDAMSGLTSQPSMGAIVASLQGSELDTNMDLKNVSAYSAYWEQTRTLYAPFECTTTMKSGNADVYLNEIPGGQYTNLQFQAYSLGLGDFFEDVKKAYREANLLLGDIIKVTPSSKVVGDLAQFMVQNKLTADQVREKAEELSFPKSVVEFLQGSIGEPYQGFPEPFRSKVLKDMPRVEGRPGQSLPPFDFNKLKTDLSDRFSDVTDKDVMSAAMYPQVTEEYLTFREQFGPVDKLDTRIFLVGPKVGEEFEVTIEKGKTLGIKTLALAEDLTPNGEKEVFFELNGQLRSVFIQDKEASKEMHIHPKASKSDKNQVGAPMPGSVMEVRVKPGDKVEKGAPLVVLSAMKMEMVVQAPKAGIVKSVDVSVGMKLEGDDLLLSIE; this comes from the exons ATGATTACCAGAGGCGTTACCAGTCATATTCGATCTCAAGTTAAGAAACAATTCATCTATTTGTCACTAGCCAGGCAACAATCAAACACCGCAAATGTCAACTACAAGCAAGTCCAAGTGGACTATAAACCAATCAGAAGCGTATTGGTGGCCAACAGAG GTGAAATTGCCATTCGTGTATTTCGAGCATGTACAGAATTAGGAATCAAATCAGTAGCTATTTATTCGGAACAAGACAAGATGCACATGCATCGTCAAAAAGCTGATGAATCTTATCTAGTCGGTAAAGGTTTACCTCCAGTCGAAGCTTATCTAAATATTCCAGAAATCATTCGTGTTGCCAAA GAAAACGATGTTGACGCCATTCATCCCGGTTATGGATTCTTGTCAGAAAGATCAGATTTTGCTCAAGCAGTCGTCGATGCTGGTATCCGGTTCATTGGCCCTTCTCCCTATGTTGTGCAACAAATGGGTGACAAAGTAGCCGCCCGACAAGCAGCCATCGATTCTGGTGTGCCTATTGTAGCCGGTACCCCTGGACCAGTCACCACGACCGACGAAGCAATGGAGTTCTGTCTTAAACACGGTCTGCCCGTTATTTTTAAAGCTGCCTACGGAGGTGGTGGAAGAGGAATGAGAGTTGTACGGAAAATGGAG GAAgtgaaagaaaatttcgaacGAGCCAGTTCAGAAGCCAAAGCTGCCTTCGGAAATGGTGCCatgttcattgaaaaatttgtcgagAGACCAAGACACATTGAAGTCCAGTTGTTGGGTGACAAAGCTGGTAACGTTGTTCATCTTTATGAAAGAGATTGTTCTGTTCAGCGTAGACATCAAAAAGTCGTCGAAATTGCCCCAGCACCTCATCTAGACAttaag gTCAGAAATCAAATGACTGATTATGCTGTGAAATTGGCCAAACATGTTGGTTACTCCAACGCCGGAACTGTCGAATTCTTGTGTGATGAAAAAGGCAACTTTTATTTTATCGAAGTAAACGCTCGATTGCAAGTAGAGCACACTGTTACCGAAGAAATCACCGG TATCGATTTAGTACAATCTCAAATCCGAGTAGCCGAAGGAGTCACGTTACCCGAATTGGGCATCactcaggaaaaaattcaaccccaAGGATATGCCATCCAATGCCGTGTCACCACCGAAGATCCCGCTAAAAGCTTCCAACCTGATACTGGAAGAATCGAA gtattcaGAAGCGGAGAAGGTATGGGTATCCGTCTCGATGGAGCTTCAGCTTTCGCCGGTGCCATAATTTCCCCCTATTACGACTCGTTGTTAGTAAAAGTTATCGCCCACGCTGCCGATTTACCAGCCAGTTGTTCAAAAATGAGCAGAGCATTGCGAGAATTCCGTGTTCGTGGAGTCAAG ACCAACATTCCATTCTTGTTGAATGTATTGGAGAACCAGAAATTCATCAATGGTGCCGTAGACACGTATTTCATCGATGAAAATCCTCAACTGTTCTCCCTTCAACCGTCTAAAAACAGagctcaaaaattattgaattatttgGGACAAGTGCTGGTCAACGGACCTTCGACGCCATTGGCAACTGGCCTGAAACCTGCCGAAGTTAGTCCAGCCGTGCCGGAAATTTCAAtcg GACCCGAACCCCCGAAAGGATTCcgtgatattttgaaaaaagacggCCCTGCTGCGTTCGCCAAAGCTGTTCGTGATCATAAAGGACTATTGTTGATGGACACCACGTTTAGAGATGCTCATCAATCGTTACTGGCCACTCGAGTCCGATCCCACGACTTATTAAAAATCTCTCCTTTCGTGTCGTATAAATTCAACGATCTGTATGCGTTGGAGAACTGGGGAGGTGCAACTTTCGACGTAGCTTTGCGATTCTTGCACGAATGTCCTTGGGAAAGATTAGAAGAAATGAGGAAATTGATTCCTAATATTCCATTCCAAATGTTGTTGAGAGGTGCTAACGGAGTTGGTTATACTAATTATCCGGATAATGTTGTCTTCAA ATTTTGCGAATTGGCTGTACAATGCGGTATGGATATATTCCGTGTTTTCGACTCGCTGAACTATCTTCCAAATTTGATCGTTGGTATTGAAGCTGCTGGCAAAGCTGGCGGTGTTGTTGAAGCCGCTATCTCTTACACCGGTGATGTTTCCGACCCAACCAAAACTAAATATGACCTCAAATATTACCAAAACTTAACTGACGAACTGGTCAAAGCTGGAACCCACGTTTTGTCCATCAAA GATATGGCTGGTTTATTAAAACCTCGTGCTGCTAAATTATTGGTATCCGCCTTGAGAGAGAAACACCCAGACTTACCTATCCATATCCATACCCACGATACCAGCGGTAATGGTGTAGCCTCCATGTTAGCCTGTGCCGAAGCTGGTGCCGATGTCGTCGATGTTGCTGTCGATGCCATGAGTGGTTTGACGTCGCAGCCCAGTATGGGAGCTATAGTAGCTTCATTGCAGGGATCTGAACTTGACACGA ACATGGACTTAAAGAACGTATCCGCCTACAGCGCTTACTGGGAACAAACTAGAACTCTTTACGCTCCATTCGAATGTACAACCACAATGAAATCTGGTAACGCCGATGTGTACTTGAATGAAATTCCCGGAGGACAATACACCAACTTGCAATTCCAAGCTTACTCTTTGGGTCTTGGAGATTTCTTTGAAGATGTCAAGAAGGCGTACAGAGAAGCTAATTTATTATTAGGAGATATTATCAAG GTAACGCCGTCTTCTAAAGTCGTTGGTGACTTGGCCCAATTCATGGTACAAAACAAACTCACCGCTGATCAAGTGAGAGAAAAAGCCGAAGAATTGAGTTTTCCGAAATCCGTCGTTGAATTCTTACAAGGATCTATTGGAGAACCTTACCAAGGATTCCCTGAACCATTCCGATCCAAA GTACTGAAAGATATGCCAAGAGTAGAAGGAAGACCTGGCCAGAGCTTACCACCGtttgatttcaataaattgaaaactgatttATCCGATCGTTTCTCCGATGTAACCGATAAAGATGTAATGAGCGCAGCTATGTACCCACAAGTCACCGAAGAATATTTAACATTCCGCGAACAGTTCGGACCCGTTGATAAATTAGATACGAGAATTTTCTTAGTCGGGCCAAAAGTTGGAGAAGAATTTGAA GTAACCATTGAGAAAGGAAAAACGCTGGGAATCAAAACCCTCGCTTTAGCCGAAGACTTGACGCCAAACGGTGAAAAAGAAGTATTCTTTGAACTGAATGGACAATTACGTTCAGTTTTCATCCAAGACAAAGAAGCATCAAAG GAAATGCACATCCACCCCAAAGCTTCAAAAAGTGACAAGAATCAAGTAGGCGCTCCCATGCCTGGATCCGTAATGGAAGTCCGAGTGAAACCCGGAGATAAAGTAGAAAAAGGCGCTCCTCTAGTTGTATTATCGGCCATGAAAATGGAAATGGTTGTACAAGCTCCTAAAGCCGGCATTGTTAAATCCGTCGATGTATCAGTAGGCATGAAATTAGAAGGAGACGATTTATTACTATCGATCGAATAG